AACTTCCTGGTTATTAGGAGGTGATTCTGGTGGTTAGCCTGTCACCTTAGCCTGAGGTGGGTGCCTAGCTCTGACTTCAGTGTTGTGACTGGGCGGCATGATGTCTTGCACTGGAAACTGAAATATCACCACAATGACCCACACATACAAAGCAACAGCTAGCCAGGACTTAATCCCTGAGGAAGATGTTACATCCAGGAGTGAAATATCAAGATTCAACCTCCTCAGTTTTGTTAGAAACAATTtaagatgaaaagtaaaaaagcCTAAACAATGTTAGTTAACTTTAAGACCCATTTCCAAGAGAAGAAATCTATAGGaccatctaaaaatatttaaaacatattagaAGTCAATTTTACACTGCcatggacattttattttttaagcttagTTCCCCAAGACTTCCCAGTTGTTAGGACCAGCAGCCTTGgcctcacctgggagcttgttagaaacacagaatttgaggctgggcacggtggctcacgccagtaatcccagcactttgggaggtggaggtgggtggataacctgaggtctggagtttgagacctgcctggccaacatggcaaaacctgtctctactaaaaatacaaaaattagtgagacgtggtggtgcacacctgtaatcccagctacatgggaggccaaggcaggagaatcacttgaatccaggaggcagaagttacagtgagccgagatcatgccactgcgctccagcctgggcatcagagtgagattccatctcaaaaaaaagaaaaaaaaagaaatgccccAGGCCCTATGTCAGACTAACCAAAGTAGCATCTGCATTTGAACCAAGTTCCCAGGGGATACAAGCACACATGAATACCTTTACTATTTCACATATTCTCTTCGGCAAAGATAAAGACTCCGTGAGTACACTTTCCGTTTAAAGACTGAAGCAAGTTACCAATATCactaaagccaaaaaaaaagtgcaagaaTATCCAGCTTCTactatattgaaaaaaaaaatcgcaTCACTTCTTCGGACAGTTCCCCAAATGGCAAGTGATGACTGTTTAAGCAATGGAATCTCCTGAAGAGGAAGGTCCTTGCCGAGCCTGCCAGGAGAGGGCCCGAGACGTGCCCCAGACACCAGCTGCGGCAATTTCCAAAGGAGGCATTGAAGGACTGTGGGGCTAACATCATGTTTTCTGGCCCACGTGGGGATATGCCTCGTGAGTTTCTAGGCTGACAGCACATCACAGCCTCTGCACCCCAGACTGCACAGGAACTCTGGCTACAGGGATGTCCGAGCAGACAGAGCAGTGCAGGCCCAGGCATCTACTGGTCTCCACAGCTGGAGCAACAAGGTTAGGAAAAGAAAAGCTCTTTGGTAGGATGGTCAGACAGCACCAGCAATCTAAAGATGAAGTAATAATGCCGTACCTGATCCTGGTGATCAAAGAAGGTGTGAACACAAGTCCTTGTTCCAACATCCCAAACTTTCACACTTTTGTCAgatgaactattttaaaaaatgaacaatagtATCAGAAAACAGTTTCCAGACAGGTTTGAAGTTGGAAGGACTTCAACCAAAAATCCTTTGATGACTCACATTCTTCTAACTTCAGACCCCCAACCCCTGCACCTCGGTACAGGAAATGGCCAGGCATCGGCATCACTGGGTGGCTTGCCTTCCTCACAGGGTAGCCATTTTCCTGAACTTCTGATCTGCCTGGCCCTTGTATTAACTGTTCTCCAGGAGTCTCAGACACAGCTACCTATTTCCAGATGGGACGGAGGCCTGTTATGAAAACCAAGGCTCTCAGGAGGCCTCTAGAGCACTGTGCAATGCCTTCGAGTTGTCCACCTCCTGCTTTCCAGCTTCACCATCCCAGGCCTGACCGACACTGGGATCTATGAACAACATTTGACAAAcagatttacatattttaaattaccaTTGGGACACAAGTCTACCTTAGAGTAACTCTGGTAGAGGCCtcaatttataatgaaaaaactaAGCGTTTAACTGTTTAAAAGAATTCCTTGTTGACTTTTGCTCTAGCTAAGGTCAACTAACGTcactaaatacaaattttaaaaactgtagcaAACAAAGGCTACCTGAATAAAGGGTGAAACATCTTTAAATGTTAAGGCAATCTATACAGGAAGGCTGCCCTCATCTTCCCAGCATTTTAGAAACTGCTAAGAATCATTAAGTACCTGGAAACAAAGTGAGTGTCATCAGGACAAAACGCAACGTTCAGCACCCAGGAAGCATGGCCACTTAGTGTGCCGGCCAAATTGGCATGTTGTCTGAAATGGCAAAGGATCAAACAAAGTTGAGATGTTCATTTCTAGAGTATAATCACTGAAGTGGAAAGTACATTATTAACTCCTCCCATAAACTGGACCAAATGTGCTATCCTTATAATGACCACGAATACTCTATCAAAAATTCCCCTTTCAATGAAGTACCATCATGCATTAGAGAGGCAAATTTTCACAGCAGCATTAACCCGTACTGTATTGATGCCACCAAGAGCCAAGgataaaactttaataaaatcctttgagcTAAAGCTCAAAATGAACAAAGAAGCACACTATAGGGACTTGGCAAGCCAACCCctaagatgaggaaactgcgaCCCAACAGGCAAGGAAGCCATCTCAGGAGAGGGGCAGGCTCGGCCTCCTGCCTGCACCAGCAGCCCTTCCACGTGGGGCTGGCGCTACCAGTCCAAGGAAAGCGTCAAGATGTATCCATCACGACAGATGTGGCTCCAAGAGACCATTTTAACCTAATCAAGAAAAAGTCAGGTCTAATTACTAcagccattttcattttttaaataaaaatgaaacctaATCACCTCTGGCAGGAGAAACACCCTAGGGCTTAACTGAGGTCAGCAATTTTACCCCTGAACACAGATCTTGGCTGAGTGGAGCAGACCTCAGTTAGGGACCGGGAGGCAGTCTCAGTGGGATACAGTGGGGCCCATGAGAGGGCAGAAAGTCCTGGGCCTTAGTAAAAAGATCAGTAGTTACTAGGGGCTCAAGGCAGGAGGAGGGGATGATATGGTAGAGCATGgggtttttagggcagtgaaattatTCCATGTGGCACTGGAATTAGTGGTGGCTACGTCatttacatttgtcaaaactcatagaatgtACCACACAAAGAGgaaaccctaatgtaaactatggactttaatGAACAATAATACATCAATATTGGGTGAAAAAACTAGTCTTGGGTCTTCATTCAGTACCACCTCCTTGGGCAAatcacctcagcctgggtttCTCATGTGCAAAACTGGGACACTAATCTGTGTTGCCACCTCACTAGTTGCGGGGAGGATCAATACAACAGTGGCAATGGAAGTAATAAAGTCACAAACTAAGGAACTGCTGCATTTATACTGCCTCTGCTACTGCCAGGCAAGTACAACTCTCCAGCTGTATCTTCCCCTCTCGGCTGTAGCACCTTCCTTCAGCTCTCATTCCAAAAGCTGCAGTTCGAATTCTATGTCTAGCTGATAACCTTTTGCCATAAAAAGCTGCATTTTAACCAGAAGTGGGCTAGAAGGAGCTGCATTCCTACTCTGTGGTTTAAAGCCCCAAGCAACTCTCACAGGCCCCCGAAAGGACGCACACGGATGGTCGGGGTTGCAGTACgtgcaggaggaggaggactggGCACTCATGTCTGGGGCTGGAGTAGGACATGTGCGTGCAGTAGCTTAGAATGCCCTGCTGAGGGAGAAATGAGCCAGAGGCACCCCTGCAGGGAGAGCAGACCACAGCACCAAGACATAGCATCAAGAACACAGATTGAACACATTACAGGGGATACCTCAGAGAGGTGGGGCGCGGAATAGGAGCCAGGGCTAAAAATAACGGGGGAAAACAAGAAAGGGACCTACAGAGGTTTACAATGATGGCTGTGAATCAAAGAGGATGATTAACTTGCTTCTATACTTGCAGTCAAGGGCCAAAACCAAAACGCTCCCATCTAGACATGTAGCGGGGCAGCTTATAAACTGCTCCCTAACTAGGGCAGAGGTGTGAATGCTAGAACAGCCCTATCCTTGAAAATGGATGCTCTAATTTTTTCTTGTCACCAGGGGCCAGCTACAACCCAtggctccatttcctcatctgtgtattACTTACCTGTCCCAAAGAAATCAGTAAGCTCACAAAAATCAGGCTGCCTGAGAAAAAGTAGCAAGTACCTGATCCTACCCATGCACATCCTCCTCTAAGCAGCCCTTGAGGGCACACACTAAAAATGGGCACTGAATGGGGGAGGACCGTCTGGGGAGTCAAAGTGTCCGATGTGACTTGGGCACAGGTCTTGACAAGGGCTCCTCCCTAGGGCTCCTTGTAACAATAAGGAGACAAGATGGGCATCAACAGTAAGTGAGATCCCTTTAATCTTGACAGGTAACTTACACATCATAGATCTTGATGTAGCCGTCATCTGAAGCAGTGACAAGGAGCTGGGAGTCCGGGGAAAAGGTCAAGGAGCGAATGGGCATGGCATGGCCTGAAATTCATAAAGGCCCTTGTTAATCTGGTGAACCACTGTCTCCTCACTCAACTTCTCACAGAGAATGCCCCTTTTAACAATCATGAGCCACTGAGTTGAACTGCCTAGGTGCTTTAGGCAGAAAGGTGAGAGTTCTGACTGGGCCTTTCCTCCTAATGTTCTCAAAATATCCACATAACCCCAGTCTCTCCTCCTGGAGCCATTTCTCCTCAGTTCCCTTCGCTGCCCTCAGCATGCACTGCTTTAAAGAGCTTCTCTATTATAATATGGCCACAGAAGGAAATATACATCGTTCCTGACATGTAAGGTTGAACAAATTAAGAAGTTCTTTCCCTACCAAATCCTTTATTATAGGGTAAAGGATAAACTATAGCAATGTGAGGAGATAATACATTCACTTGATCAGAATTCAAAACAGCGTAAAAGTACATGTAATAAGGTCTCCCTCCGACCCTGCCCCTGTTCCTTAGCTACCCAGTCTTCCTTTCCAGAGGCCACCAGTGTGGACAGTGGGTACAGTACTTTCAACCATCTTCAAATTATCAACAAAAAGTTGTTTCCAATCACAAGTTCATCAGAAtccaaaatgacagaaatgagaCATTCATATagcaaatatatattaatacatacaaaTGTATAATGTGATATATtatgatataataaataaaaagtaagtctGCTCACCCGAACAAGCATTTAACACTGTTACGAGAACTGGTAAGTCTATGTCAGATCTACAGtgacaggccaggtatggtggctcgtgtctgtaatcccagcactttgggaggccaaagagggaggatctcttgaagccaggagttagagaccagtctgggaaatacagcaagaccccatctgtaccaaaaatttaaaaactagacaGGCacgctggtgtgcacctgtagtcccagctacccggaaggctgaggagggacaatcccttgagcccaagaattcaaggctacagtgagctatgatcatgccactgcactccagcctgggagtgagaccctgtctctaaaaggaaaaacaaaacaaacaaacagaaatgacaGTGACAAGACTAAAACCTGGAGGCATTTCAGTTTTCCAACTGAGAGTGATATTTTGTAAGTCCAATGCCCATTTGCCATTTAATGGcattttaatgaaagaataaTGATTCCTTTGTGATTTGATAACCCAGTTTGTAAAAATAAGATGATGAGACATACCTTCCAGTGTATGCAGAAGTTTTCCAGTTGCAATATCAAAAATATTGATGATTCCATCAATGGCTCCACTGGCTAGGTATTTCCCATCAGGACTCTGTTCAGAGAACACAGGGAAAAATCAGCACTTTCAGACTCCATGTTGTTAAGCTAACCCTACCAAACACATCCAAACCTCCTGCTGGCTACACATCTAACTGGTTACCTGGCAAACCACACCAGAGAGACAGCAGCTGCCTGACCAGACCAAGGCAGAAGCTGTGCCAAGGACTGCAGCAGGCTGGAAGGGTAAACTAAAAGAatcagaaggagaaaagagagcaaTGTTTCCTTACATATGCAATACTAAGAATGAATTTTCCTCTCGTGTCCAaagaatattcctttttcccaCTTTCCACACCAAAAATGTTCACTTTCCCAACATGAGTTCCTGTGGCCAGATACTGGGAATCAGGAGAAAAGGCCAAAGTCCAGGCATCCACtgaacagaaaaaagaaggacAAAAATACAGTGAGAAAAGATTTggccttaattttaaaaactgaagtttcACCAAAGACACATCTTTTTAAATTGGAGTAGCAGTGTCCT
Above is a window of Callithrix jacchus isolate 240 chromosome 8, calJac240_pri, whole genome shotgun sequence DNA encoding:
- the SKIC8 gene encoding superkiller complex protein 8, whose protein sequence is MTNQYGILFKQEQAHDDAIWSVAWGTNKKENSETVVTGSLDDLVKVWKWRDERLDLQWSLEGHQLGVVSVDISHTLPIAASSSLDAHIRLWDLENGKQIKSIDAGPVDAWTLAFSPDSQYLATGTHVGKVNIFGVESGKKEYSLDTRGKFILSIAYSPDGKYLASGAIDGIINIFDIATGKLLHTLEGHAMPIRSLTFSPDSQLLVTASDDGYIKIYDVQHANLAGTLSGHASWVLNVAFCPDDTHFVSSSSDKSVKVWDVGTRTCVHTFFDHQDQVWGVKYNGNGSKIVSVGDDQEIHIYDCPI